The following proteins come from a genomic window of Ornithinimicrobium cryptoxanthini:
- a CDS encoding thioredoxin domain-containing protein: protein MANRLSTATSPYLRQHADNPVDWHEWTDEAFKLARSSTKPVFLSVGYAACHWCHVMAHESFEDEAVAEALNAGFVPIKVDREERPDVDSVYMDATVAMTGQGGWPMTCLLTPEGEPFWCGTYLPRPQLLQLLRAITTAWAEQEDQVRASGTAVVEALARAQDGVTQGQPMSEDLLAGAVATLTRSFDQEHGGFGTAPKFPPTMVLEFLVRHHARTGSSSAWTMLEETAIAMARSGTYDQVGGGFARYAVDRAWVVPHFEKMLYDNAQLLRLYAHVWQAAGRQDAAPLRELAERVVRGTAEFLLGPLHTPEGGFASSLDADTEGVEGATYVWTPEQLGDVLGPQDGARAAELLVVTEQGTFEHGTSTLQLPVDPEDPTWWQAVRAQLQQARDSRPQPDLDDKVVTAWNGLAIAALAEAGWLLDEPAWVDAAVGAATLVTEAHLVDGRLRRSSRGGVVGHAEAVAEDFGDLVEGLVTLHAVTADQHWLTVAGSLLDDAVARFSDGDGVFHDTASDAEQLVLRPRGRGDNAEPSGQSALAGALLAYGAAAGSADHLRLASDALAPMGAVAAREPRFAGWALAVGEALQTGPLQVAISEGEGQSELAATALALTPPGSLVVVGRPGASPALLQDRGPVAGRAAAYVCRGTTCDLPVSTVEALRLALG from the coding sequence ATGGCCAACCGTCTCTCCACCGCGACCTCTCCCTACCTGCGACAGCACGCCGACAACCCGGTGGACTGGCACGAGTGGACCGACGAGGCCTTCAAGCTCGCGCGCTCGAGCACCAAGCCGGTCTTCCTGTCCGTGGGCTATGCCGCCTGCCACTGGTGCCATGTCATGGCCCATGAGTCGTTTGAGGACGAAGCGGTCGCCGAGGCGCTCAACGCCGGCTTCGTGCCGATCAAGGTCGACCGCGAGGAGCGACCCGATGTGGACTCGGTCTATATGGACGCCACCGTGGCCATGACCGGGCAGGGTGGGTGGCCGATGACGTGTCTGCTCACCCCTGAGGGCGAGCCGTTCTGGTGCGGGACCTATCTGCCCCGGCCCCAGCTCCTGCAGCTGCTGCGCGCGATCACCACCGCCTGGGCCGAGCAGGAGGACCAGGTCCGGGCCAGTGGCACCGCCGTCGTCGAGGCACTGGCCCGCGCCCAGGACGGGGTGACTCAGGGACAACCGATGAGCGAGGACCTGCTCGCCGGCGCCGTCGCCACCCTGACGCGCAGCTTCGACCAGGAGCACGGCGGCTTCGGCACCGCCCCGAAGTTCCCCCCGACCATGGTGCTGGAGTTCCTGGTCCGCCACCACGCCCGCACCGGCAGCTCCTCGGCCTGGACCATGCTGGAGGAAACGGCCATCGCGATGGCGCGCAGCGGCACCTACGACCAGGTCGGTGGCGGGTTTGCGCGCTATGCCGTGGACCGGGCCTGGGTGGTGCCGCACTTCGAGAAGATGCTCTATGACAACGCGCAGCTGCTGCGTCTCTATGCGCACGTCTGGCAGGCAGCCGGCCGCCAGGACGCCGCCCCGCTGCGTGAACTTGCGGAGCGGGTGGTGCGCGGGACGGCCGAGTTCCTGCTCGGCCCACTGCACACCCCCGAGGGCGGCTTCGCCTCGTCACTCGACGCCGACACGGAGGGAGTCGAGGGGGCGACCTATGTGTGGACACCCGAGCAGCTGGGTGACGTGCTCGGTCCGCAGGACGGTGCGCGCGCCGCCGAGCTGCTGGTGGTGACCGAGCAGGGCACCTTTGAGCACGGCACCTCGACGCTGCAGCTGCCGGTCGACCCAGAGGACCCCACCTGGTGGCAGGCCGTGCGCGCCCAGCTGCAGCAGGCTCGAGACAGTCGGCCCCAGCCCGACCTTGACGACAAGGTGGTGACTGCCTGGAACGGTCTGGCGATCGCCGCCCTCGCCGAGGCCGGCTGGCTGCTGGACGAGCCGGCCTGGGTGGACGCGGCTGTCGGTGCGGCGACGCTGGTGACCGAGGCGCACCTGGTCGACGGGCGGTTGCGGCGCAGCTCCCGCGGCGGGGTCGTGGGTCACGCCGAGGCCGTTGCAGAGGACTTCGGCGACCTGGTTGAGGGTCTGGTCACCCTCCATGCCGTCACGGCGGACCAGCACTGGCTGACCGTGGCGGGATCACTGCTCGACGACGCGGTCGCACGCTTCAGCGACGGCGACGGGGTCTTCCACGACACCGCCTCGGACGCCGAGCAGCTGGTGCTGCGTCCTCGCGGCCGCGGGGACAACGCCGAGCCCAGCGGTCAGTCCGCGCTCGCCGGAGCCCTCCTCGCCTATGGTGCCGCCGCCGGGTCCGCCGACCACCTGCGCCTGGCGAGCGACGCGCTGGCGCCGATGGGCGCGGTCGCGGCCCGGGAGCCGAGGTTTGCCGGGTGGGCGCTGGCGGTCGGCGAGGCGCTGCAGACCGGTCCGCTGCAGGTGGCCATCAGCGAGGGCGAGGGGCAGAGCGAGCTGGCTGCGACCGCCCTCGCGCTGACACCGCCGGGGTCCCTCGTGGTGGTCGGGCGCCCCGGAGCCTCGCCGGCCCTGCTGCAGGACCGTGGGCCGGTGGCTGGCCGGGCCGCGGCCTATGTCTGCCGCGGCACCACCTGCGACCTGCCCGTCTCCACGGTCGAGGCGCTGAGACTGGCACTGGGTTGA
- a CDS encoding ABC transporter permease subunit, translated as MFTESTFVFIALSAIFAYSFYAVLVAGQLSLGQAGFASLAGFTAAALAPDPDSVGDLPALLIAIVIGMAVGAVTAIVLGLPTMRLRGVFLAIATLAFAEAVRILIINMEWTGGAQGMSVPKVLEPWMAWAILALVAYWFWRQGASGYGRALAAIREDELAARAMGIDVGRHRLSAFIAAGAIAGLYGVLWAFYVRLIAPEDFGFAKAIDGLVTAVVGGSTNFIGPLLGSVFLEMIPEVQRAIGIEAGWIRPFLAGLLMLLVILFLPGGLASLLPRRPQRVAVDGAQGANALSRRAHPAHGESVVNLVGLGKDYGGVHANKDIDLHITGGEVLGLIGPNGAGKTTLVNMISGLSRPTSGTAEVLGLHPGTAAVHKVAAAGVSRTFQQSKLFGQLSALENVMVGGHLVGRPTFLRRLLWLPSARQDEQRLALHALRCLERVGLEDKQTTRASALSYGDQRRLEIARALASDPSLLILDEPAAGMNHVEADALSDLIGSLAQDGLTILLIEHNVGMVMKTCSRIVVLNFGEVIATGTPEEIANNPAVVEAYLGSSESEDAT; from the coding sequence ATGTTCACCGAGTCGACCTTCGTCTTTATCGCGCTGAGCGCGATCTTTGCCTACTCCTTCTATGCCGTGCTGGTGGCGGGGCAGCTGAGCCTGGGTCAGGCCGGCTTCGCCTCCCTCGCCGGCTTCACCGCCGCGGCCCTGGCTCCGGACCCGGACTCCGTCGGTGACCTGCCGGCCCTGCTGATCGCGATCGTGATCGGCATGGCGGTCGGTGCCGTGACGGCGATCGTGCTGGGTCTGCCGACGATGCGGCTGCGGGGCGTGTTCCTCGCCATCGCGACGCTGGCCTTCGCGGAGGCCGTGCGCATCCTGATCATCAACATGGAGTGGACGGGGGGCGCCCAGGGCATGTCCGTGCCCAAGGTGCTCGAACCGTGGATGGCATGGGCGATCCTGGCCCTGGTCGCCTACTGGTTCTGGCGGCAGGGCGCGTCCGGCTACGGCCGCGCGCTGGCAGCCATCCGGGAGGACGAGCTGGCCGCCCGCGCCATGGGCATCGACGTGGGGCGCCACCGACTGTCGGCCTTCATCGCAGCTGGTGCGATCGCCGGCCTGTATGGCGTGCTGTGGGCCTTCTATGTCCGACTCATCGCGCCCGAGGACTTCGGCTTCGCCAAGGCCATTGACGGCCTGGTCACGGCGGTCGTCGGTGGCTCGACCAACTTCATCGGCCCCCTGCTGGGCAGCGTGTTCCTGGAGATGATCCCCGAGGTGCAGCGCGCCATCGGCATCGAGGCGGGCTGGATCCGCCCGTTCCTGGCCGGCCTGCTGATGCTGCTGGTCATCCTCTTCCTGCCCGGCGGCCTGGCCAGCCTGCTGCCCCGGCGCCCACAGCGCGTCGCGGTGGACGGGGCGCAGGGCGCGAACGCTCTGTCCAGGCGGGCCCACCCAGCCCACGGCGAGTCCGTGGTGAACCTGGTGGGGCTGGGCAAGGACTACGGCGGCGTGCACGCCAACAAGGACATCGACCTGCACATCACGGGCGGGGAGGTGCTCGGCCTGATCGGTCCCAACGGGGCCGGCAAGACCACCCTGGTCAACATGATCAGCGGGTTGTCCAGGCCGACGTCGGGCACGGCAGAGGTGCTCGGGCTCCATCCCGGGACGGCAGCGGTGCACAAGGTCGCGGCCGCCGGAGTCAGCCGGACCTTCCAGCAGTCCAAGCTCTTCGGCCAGCTTTCTGCCCTGGAGAACGTCATGGTCGGCGGCCACCTGGTCGGGCGCCCCACCTTCCTCAGACGGCTGCTGTGGCTGCCGTCGGCCCGACAGGACGAGCAGCGCCTGGCGTTGCACGCCTTGCGCTGCCTTGAGCGGGTCGGGCTCGAGGACAAGCAGACCACCCGGGCCTCCGCGCTGTCCTACGGCGACCAGCGACGGCTGGAGATTGCCCGCGCGCTGGCCTCCGACCCCTCCCTGCTCATCCTCGACGAGCCGGCGGCTGGCATGAACCACGTCGAGGCTGACGCCCTCTCGGACCTGATCGGATCCCTGGCCCAGGACGGCCTGACGATCCTGCTGATCGAGCACAACGTCGGCATGGTCATGAAGACCTGCAGCCGCATCGTCGTGCTCAACTTCGGCGAGGTCATCGCGACCGGCACCCCGGAGGAGATCGCCAACAACCCAGCTGTCGTCGAGGCCTATCTCGGCAGCTCCGAGTCGGAGGACGCAACGTGA
- a CDS encoding branched-chain amino acid ABC transporter permease, with the protein MQQLLNGLFIGSIYALFAIGFTLVFGVLDRLNLAHPAVFAVAAFVGIELVEVAGLSIWLTLPIIFVVGGLLGVVIERVAFRPLKNRPDATFAGLISSIALAGMFIALLQWRYGPNTRRFPVDSFPSTTFEVFGAQMTLLQVAILVISIVLMVALSLLVARSRLGRGMRAIAENPTAARVLGINVDRVTVITFAISSALGAVAGALFAMNVNSAQLGMGSAIELKGLAVIIVGGMGSLPGALVGGLLLGLAEVFAVQYVGSSWRDVIAFGLLFLILLVRPQGLFGARKVREV; encoded by the coding sequence ATGCAACAACTGCTCAACGGACTGTTCATCGGCTCCATCTATGCGCTCTTCGCGATCGGCTTCACGCTGGTCTTCGGAGTGCTGGACCGGTTGAACCTGGCCCACCCCGCGGTGTTTGCGGTGGCCGCCTTCGTCGGGATCGAGCTGGTGGAGGTCGCCGGCCTGTCGATCTGGCTCACCCTGCCGATCATCTTCGTGGTCGGCGGGTTGTTAGGCGTGGTGATCGAACGGGTCGCCTTCCGACCACTGAAGAACAGACCCGATGCCACCTTCGCGGGGTTGATCTCATCGATCGCCCTGGCGGGGATGTTCATCGCGCTGCTGCAGTGGCGCTACGGACCCAACACCCGCCGCTTCCCGGTCGACTCCTTCCCGAGCACGACCTTTGAGGTGTTCGGGGCGCAGATGACGCTGCTTCAGGTGGCCATCCTGGTCATCTCGATCGTGCTGATGGTGGCGCTCAGCCTCCTGGTGGCCCGCTCCCGCCTCGGCCGCGGGATGCGAGCCATCGCGGAGAACCCGACCGCGGCGCGCGTCCTGGGGATCAACGTGGACCGGGTGACGGTGATCACCTTCGCGATCTCGTCCGCCCTCGGTGCCGTCGCCGGTGCGCTGTTTGCGATGAACGTCAACAGCGCCCAGCTCGGCATGGGCAGCGCCATCGAGCTCAAGGGTCTGGCGGTCATCATCGTCGGCGGCATGGGCTCGCTGCCCGGCGCGTTGGTCGGCGGCCTGCTGCTCGGCCTGGCCGAGGTGTTTGCGGTGCAGTATGTCGGGTCGTCCTGGCGCGACGTGATCGCTTTCGGTCTGCTCTTCCTGATCCTGCTGGTCCGCCCCCAGGGACTGTTCGGCGCGCGCAAGGTGCGTGAGGTCTGA
- a CDS encoding HAD family hydrolase, whose amino-acid sequence MRPVQAVLFDWGGTLTPWRTVDHLGQWHAFATELGGSAAEITEVAEQILRAESAAWDHSRTTHRSARLEDLLTELGLGAEHPAYDRARSAYERFWEPFTLTDPQVRPLWQGLREQGIRVGVLSNTIWSRDYHRALFDRDGVLHLIDGDVYSSEIPWTKPHPEAFLSAAAAVGTAPERCVYVGDRLFEDVHGPQRAGMRAILVPHSDIPLEQQVEVEVRPDAVAHSLAEVAGIVHGWNAGVTGG is encoded by the coding sequence ATGCGCCCGGTCCAGGCGGTCCTGTTTGACTGGGGCGGGACGCTGACGCCCTGGCGCACGGTCGACCACCTGGGCCAGTGGCACGCGTTCGCCACCGAGCTCGGCGGGAGCGCCGCGGAGATCACCGAGGTCGCCGAGCAGATCCTGCGGGCCGAGTCGGCAGCCTGGGACCACTCGCGCACCACCCACCGCAGCGCCCGGCTGGAGGACCTGCTCACGGAGCTGGGCCTCGGGGCCGAGCACCCGGCATACGACCGCGCGCGCAGCGCCTACGAGCGGTTCTGGGAGCCGTTCACCCTGACCGACCCGCAGGTCCGGCCGCTCTGGCAGGGCCTGCGTGAGCAGGGGATCCGCGTCGGGGTGCTGTCCAACACGATCTGGAGCCGGGACTATCACCGGGCCCTGTTCGACCGTGACGGCGTCCTGCACCTGATCGACGGCGACGTCTACAGCAGTGAGATCCCGTGGACCAAGCCGCACCCCGAGGCGTTCCTGTCGGCCGCGGCCGCCGTCGGGACCGCTCCGGAGCGCTGCGTCTATGTGGGGGACCGGCTCTTTGAGGACGTGCACGGCCCGCAGCGTGCGGGCATGCGCGCGATCCTGGTGCCGCACAGCGACATTCCGCTGGAGCAACAGGTCGAGGTCGAGGTGCGTCCGGACGCGGTAGCGCACTCCCTGGCCGAGGTCGCAGGCATCGTGCACGGCTGGAACGCCGGGGTGACTGGTGGATGA
- a CDS encoding proline--tRNA ligase, with protein MALRMSTLFLRTLREDPADAELPSHKLLVRAGYIRRAAPGIYSWLPLGLRVLRNVEAIVREEMDAIGAQELSFPALLPREPYEATNRWTEYGPNLFRLQDRKGVDMLLGPTHEEMFTLTVKDLFSSYKDLPVSLYQIQTKYRDESRPRAGLLRGREFIMKDSYSFDVDDAGLAAAYQRHREAYIKIFDRLGFDYVIVHADSGAMGGSASEEFLAVSPFGEDTFVRSTTGEYAANVEAVEVPTPAPVDASAVPAAQVRDTPDTPTIETLVASANANHPREDGREWTAADTLKNVLVMLSHPDGTREPLAIGVPGDREVDAKRLEAQVSPAEPGPFEDKDFAAHPTLAKGYIGPGVLGLERSSGIRYLLDASIGEGSAWITGADEPGKHVFDLVHGRDFTADGVIHAAEIREGDPSPDGNGTLTLARGIEMGHIFQLGRMYAEALGLQVLDVNGKLVTVTMGSYGVGVSRAVAAVAEGTLDEIGLCWPRELSPADVHLVATGKDQSVFDAADTLVGELEAQGLTVLYDDRPKVSPGVKFKDAELLGVPTIVVVGKGLQQGTIEIKDRRTGERREVPVGEAAAAIVAEVRPGTAG; from the coding sequence GTGGCACTGCGGATGTCGACCCTGTTCCTGCGGACCCTGCGCGAGGACCCGGCGGACGCTGAGCTGCCGAGCCACAAGCTGCTGGTCCGCGCGGGCTACATCCGTCGCGCGGCCCCGGGCATCTACTCCTGGCTGCCGCTCGGCCTGCGCGTGCTGCGCAACGTCGAGGCCATCGTGCGCGAGGAGATGGACGCTATCGGCGCTCAGGAGCTGAGCTTCCCGGCGCTGCTGCCGCGCGAGCCCTACGAGGCAACTAACCGGTGGACGGAGTACGGCCCCAACCTGTTCCGGCTGCAGGACCGCAAGGGTGTCGACATGCTGCTCGGGCCCACGCACGAGGAGATGTTCACCCTCACCGTCAAGGACCTGTTCTCCTCCTATAAGGACCTGCCGGTCAGCCTCTACCAGATCCAGACGAAGTACCGCGACGAGTCACGTCCGCGCGCCGGGCTGCTGCGTGGCCGTGAGTTCATCATGAAGGACTCCTACTCCTTCGACGTCGACGACGCGGGTCTGGCGGCCGCCTACCAGCGGCACCGCGAGGCCTACATCAAGATCTTCGACCGGCTCGGCTTCGACTACGTCATCGTGCACGCCGACTCCGGTGCCATGGGCGGTTCCGCCAGCGAGGAGTTCCTGGCCGTGAGCCCCTTCGGCGAGGACACCTTCGTGCGCAGCACGACGGGGGAGTATGCCGCCAACGTCGAGGCGGTGGAGGTGCCCACGCCGGCGCCGGTGGACGCCTCGGCGGTGCCCGCGGCCCAGGTGCGCGACACCCCCGACACCCCGACCATCGAGACCCTCGTGGCCTCCGCGAACGCCAACCACCCGCGGGAGGACGGCCGCGAGTGGACGGCCGCGGACACCCTCAAGAACGTGCTGGTCATGCTCAGCCACCCGGACGGCACGCGCGAGCCGCTGGCCATCGGCGTGCCCGGTGACCGCGAGGTCGACGCCAAGCGGCTCGAGGCCCAGGTCTCGCCCGCCGAGCCGGGCCCCTTCGAGGACAAGGACTTCGCCGCGCACCCCACGCTGGCCAAGGGCTACATCGGCCCGGGTGTGCTGGGGCTGGAGCGCTCCTCCGGGATCCGCTACCTGCTCGACGCGAGCATCGGTGAGGGCAGCGCCTGGATCACCGGCGCCGACGAGCCCGGCAAGCACGTCTTCGACCTGGTGCACGGGCGCGACTTCACCGCCGACGGTGTCATCCACGCCGCCGAGATCCGGGAGGGCGACCCGAGCCCCGACGGCAACGGCACCCTGACCCTGGCCCGCGGCATCGAGATGGGCCACATCTTCCAGCTGGGCCGCATGTATGCCGAGGCGCTGGGTCTGCAGGTCCTCGACGTCAACGGCAAGCTGGTGACGGTGACGATGGGCTCCTACGGCGTCGGCGTGAGCCGGGCCGTGGCCGCGGTCGCCGAGGGCACGCTGGACGAGATCGGGCTCTGCTGGCCGCGTGAGCTCAGCCCCGCAGACGTGCACCTGGTCGCCACCGGCAAGGACCAGTCGGTCTTCGACGCCGCGGACACCCTGGTCGGGGAGCTCGAGGCACAGGGCCTGACGGTGCTCTATGACGACCGCCCCAAGGTCTCCCCGGGCGTGAAGTTCAAGGACGCCGAGCTGCTCGGGGTCCCGACGATCGTCGTGGTCGGCAAGGGGCTGCAGCAGGGCACCATCGAGATCAAGGACCGCCGGACGGGTGAGCGCCGGGAGGTCCCGGTCGGCGAGGCCGCTGCCGCGATCGTGGCGGAGGTCCGCCCCGGCACCGCAGGCTGA
- a CDS encoding TSUP family transporter, protein MALAGFTAGWVDAVVGGGGLIQLPALLVGFPGASPVQILATNKLGSICGTTTSSITYFRRVRPDLRTALPMAGLAFLGSLGGAFIGANIPKDLFNPIILVVLVGVGAYTLARPSMGQLSQLRFSGRTHHVVAGLIGFAIGVYDGALGPGTGSFMVFALVGLLGYGFLQASAKAKIANLATNLAALCVFIPMGAVMWKVGLLLGIFNILGGYLGARTAVARGSGFVRVVFVVLLVAFILKIGYDTFAQFA, encoded by the coding sequence ATGGCGCTGGCAGGTTTCACCGCTGGCTGGGTCGATGCGGTGGTCGGTGGCGGAGGGCTGATCCAGCTGCCCGCGCTGCTGGTCGGCTTCCCGGGGGCCAGCCCGGTCCAGATCCTGGCGACCAACAAGCTCGGCTCGATCTGCGGCACGACCACGAGCTCCATCACCTACTTCCGCCGGGTGCGCCCCGACCTGCGGACCGCCCTGCCGATGGCGGGGCTGGCCTTCCTAGGGTCGCTCGGGGGAGCCTTCATCGGCGCCAACATCCCCAAGGACCTGTTCAACCCGATCATCCTGGTGGTGCTGGTCGGCGTGGGCGCCTACACGTTGGCCAGGCCGAGCATGGGACAGCTATCCCAGCTGCGCTTCAGCGGGCGCACCCACCACGTGGTGGCCGGCCTGATCGGCTTCGCCATCGGGGTGTATGACGGGGCGCTGGGTCCGGGGACCGGCTCCTTCATGGTCTTCGCGCTGGTCGGACTGCTGGGCTACGGGTTCTTGCAGGCGAGCGCCAAAGCCAAGATCGCCAACCTGGCCACCAACCTGGCAGCGCTGTGCGTCTTCATCCCGATGGGCGCGGTGATGTGGAAGGTCGGCCTGCTCCTGGGGATCTTCAACATCCTCGGCGGTTACCTCGGTGCACGCACGGCCGTGGCCCGCGGGAGCGGCTTCGTGCGCGTCGTCTTCGTGGTGCTGCTGGTGGCGTTCATCCTCAAGATCGGCTACGACACCTTCGCGCAGTTCGCCTGA
- a CDS encoding CapA family protein: MSSRTRTRTPTRALAALVAPLLLLTACGGDDEPGTSAPPMGEHPGATSSESPSDGAAATDGATSNPVQDGFNSATGGTDSSDDTATEAPGPKEVTIGAAGDLLAHAPVIANAQANAGGEGYDFGPMFADVTELLSDNDLTICHMETPLSPDNTNLTVPRVLVFNTPHQLADAVVDAGYDGCDFASNHTWDRGLTGLADTRQVIEDAGLQYAGPVADEADAGHHATYEVNDVNVAQLAYTYTIYNSGQPTTDIPPEAPWLGDYLWPVIGAEGIIEDAEAAKADGADFVVVSMHWGNEYWTDPTDQQREIAQELLESDAVDLILGTHVHVIQPCEKINDKYVIYGLGNFLSNQSPDTTRGNLRKETQEGMIARFHLVKDEDGQVTSQMEFQPTRVQIDNHVIRLATPEQNAETYHRVVETMDRLGENACDAEPLS; encoded by the coding sequence ATGTCCTCGCGCACCCGCACCCGCACGCCGACCCGGGCGCTGGCTGCCCTGGTCGCCCCGCTCCTGCTGCTGACCGCGTGCGGTGGCGACGACGAGCCGGGGACCAGCGCGCCACCGATGGGTGAGCACCCAGGAGCAACGAGCAGCGAGAGTCCCTCTGATGGTGCCGCCGCGACCGACGGTGCGACCTCGAACCCGGTCCAGGACGGCTTCAACTCCGCGACCGGCGGCACCGACAGCAGCGACGACACGGCCACCGAGGCTCCTGGCCCCAAGGAGGTCACGATCGGCGCGGCCGGCGACCTCCTGGCCCACGCGCCGGTGATCGCCAACGCCCAGGCCAATGCCGGCGGGGAGGGCTATGACTTCGGCCCGATGTTTGCGGACGTCACCGAGCTGCTCAGCGACAACGACCTGACGATCTGCCACATGGAGACACCGTTGTCCCCGGACAACACCAACCTCACGGTCCCGCGGGTGCTCGTCTTCAACACCCCGCACCAGCTGGCGGACGCGGTGGTGGACGCCGGCTACGACGGTTGCGACTTCGCCTCCAACCACACCTGGGACCGAGGGCTCACCGGGCTCGCCGACACCCGGCAGGTCATCGAGGATGCTGGCCTGCAGTATGCCGGGCCCGTCGCCGACGAGGCCGACGCCGGGCACCACGCGACCTACGAGGTCAACGACGTCAACGTCGCGCAGCTGGCCTACACCTACACGATCTACAACTCCGGTCAGCCGACCACCGACATCCCGCCGGAGGCCCCCTGGCTCGGCGACTACCTCTGGCCGGTTATCGGCGCCGAGGGGATCATCGAGGACGCCGAGGCGGCCAAGGCAGACGGCGCCGACTTCGTCGTGGTGAGCATGCACTGGGGCAACGAGTACTGGACCGACCCCACCGACCAGCAGCGCGAGATCGCCCAGGAGCTGCTCGAGTCCGACGCCGTCGACCTGATCCTCGGCACGCACGTCCACGTGATCCAGCCCTGCGAGAAGATCAACGACAAGTACGTCATCTACGGCCTCGGCAACTTCCTGTCCAACCAGTCGCCCGACACCACGCGCGGCAACCTGCGCAAGGAGACCCAGGAGGGCATGATCGCCCGCTTCCACCTGGTCAAGGACGAGGACGGGCAGGTCACCTCCCAGATGGAGTTCCAGCCCACCCGCGTGCAGATCGACAACCACGTGATCCGCCTGGCGACCCCGGAGCAGAACGCCGAGACCTATCACCGGGTCGTGGAGACCATGGACCGGTTGGGCGAGAACGCCTGCGACGCCGAGCCGCTGAGCTGA
- a CDS encoding alpha/beta hydrolase: protein MTSSAMPGRLRRYPRRRRVVGDLRYWRDVDLPGLHRRSDLYVWLPPDYDRQDTRYPVVYLHDGANLFDHKVAFAGVTWSADRALTALHEQGLDVIAVGIPCSPDRRIEEYSPYRQEGVGGGDADRYVAFLADHLKPWVDESLRTRPEREHTLVAGSSMGGVVSMHAWVARPEVFGGVGAFSTAFWVPGEPHLRDIETALATRHTSARFYLDVGGREEPDHPRLQEEYVGGTERVVAALRASGTPVRYVYDSAAYHFESAWAERLPSALAWLLSGYAVTRPDDQAAAERGLGPAVRRAVQRLGRRIARGQTPR, encoded by the coding sequence GTGACCTCCTCAGCCATGCCGGGCCGGCTGCGGCGCTATCCCCGTCGTCGCCGCGTGGTCGGTGACCTGCGCTACTGGCGTGACGTGGACCTGCCGGGGCTCCACCGGCGCAGCGACCTCTATGTCTGGCTCCCACCGGACTACGACCGGCAGGACACCCGCTATCCCGTCGTCTATCTGCACGACGGCGCCAACCTGTTCGACCACAAGGTCGCCTTCGCCGGAGTCACCTGGTCGGCGGACCGGGCGCTGACCGCACTGCACGAGCAGGGTCTTGACGTCATCGCTGTCGGCATCCCGTGCTCGCCGGACCGCCGCATTGAGGAGTACTCCCCCTATCGCCAGGAGGGTGTCGGCGGTGGCGACGCGGACCGCTATGTTGCCTTCCTCGCGGACCACCTCAAGCCCTGGGTCGATGAGAGTCTGCGGACCAGGCCGGAGCGCGAGCACACGCTGGTCGCCGGCTCCTCGATGGGCGGCGTGGTCAGCATGCACGCCTGGGTCGCCCGCCCGGAGGTGTTCGGCGGGGTCGGCGCCTTCTCCACTGCGTTCTGGGTCCCGGGTGAGCCGCACCTGCGTGACATCGAGACCGCCCTGGCCACCCGGCATACGTCAGCTCGCTTCTATCTCGACGTGGGTGGCCGGGAGGAGCCGGACCACCCGCGACTGCAGGAGGAGTATGTCGGCGGCACCGAGCGCGTGGTCGCGGCGCTGCGCGCCAGTGGCACGCCGGTGCGCTATGTCTATGACTCCGCCGCCTATCACTTCGAGTCGGCCTGGGCAGAGCGTCTCCCCTCCGCGCTGGCCTGGCTGCTGTCGGGGTATGCCGTGACCCGCCCGGACGACCAGGCGGCCGCCGAGCGTGGGCTCGGCCCGGCGGTCCGTCGGGCGGTGCAGCGCCTGGGGCGCCGGATCGCGCGCGGTCAGACGCCCAGGTAG
- a CDS encoding ABC transporter ATP-binding protein: MSEPQAQAPTTTQPDRGEPMLSVQDLVVTYGRVEAVRGVSFDAQPGSLITLVGANGAGKSSVINAVSGIIRPRSGTILFEGQDITRWPAHKLVAQGLVQVPEGRQVLGTLTIHENLQLGGWHTGDSAAISEVYDRFPVLAERRELPAGALSGGEQQMLAIGRALVARPRLILLDEPSMGLAPKIVDEVFSVIQEIRASGTTVVLIEQNARRALRAADHGYVLASGEIAHQGPAAELLADDRVVQAYLGV; the protein is encoded by the coding sequence GTGAGCGAGCCCCAGGCGCAGGCACCCACCACGACACAGCCCGACCGGGGTGAGCCGATGCTGTCCGTGCAGGATCTCGTCGTCACCTACGGCCGGGTCGAGGCGGTGCGGGGCGTCTCCTTCGACGCACAGCCCGGCTCGCTGATCACCCTGGTCGGAGCCAACGGCGCCGGGAAGTCGTCGGTCATCAACGCGGTCTCGGGGATCATCCGACCCCGCTCGGGCACCATCCTTTTTGAGGGCCAGGACATCACCCGCTGGCCCGCCCACAAGCTCGTCGCCCAGGGCCTGGTCCAGGTGCCGGAGGGGCGGCAGGTGCTGGGGACCCTGACGATCCATGAGAACCTCCAGCTCGGCGGGTGGCACACCGGCGACTCGGCGGCGATCAGCGAGGTCTATGACCGTTTCCCGGTGCTCGCGGAGCGTCGTGAGCTGCCGGCCGGCGCACTCTCCGGTGGCGAGCAGCAGATGCTGGCGATCGGGCGGGCGCTGGTGGCCCGCCCGCGCCTGATCCTGCTGGACGAGCCCTCGATGGGACTGGCCCCCAAGATCGTGGACGAGGTCTTCTCGGTGATCCAGGAGATCCGCGCCTCGGGCACGACCGTCGTGCTCATCGAGCAGAACGCCCGGCGCGCGCTGAGGGCGGCCGACCACGGCTACGTCCTGGCCAGCGGCGAGATCGCCCACCAGGGACCGGCGGCGGAGCTGCTCGCGGACGACCGCGTCGTGCAGGCCTACCTGGGCGTCTGA